A window from Pseudomonas sp. MRSN 12121 encodes these proteins:
- the rpsL gene encoding 30S ribosomal protein S12 yields MATINQLVRQPRKRIVEKSDVPALQNCPQRRGVCTRVYTTTPKKPNSALRKVCRVRLTNGFEVSSYIGGEGHNLQEHSVVLIRGGRVKDLPGVRYHTVRGSLDTSGVKGRNQGRSKYGTKRPK; encoded by the coding sequence ATGGCAACTATCAACCAGCTGGTACGTCAGCCGCGTAAGCGTATCGTCGAGAAATCCGACGTACCTGCGCTGCAGAACTGCCCGCAACGTCGTGGCGTATGCACTCGCGTGTATACCACTACGCCGAAAAAACCTAACTCGGCACTGCGTAAAGTATGCCGTGTGCGTCTGACCAACGGTTTCGAGGTTTCCTCGTACATCGGTGGTGAAGGCCACAACCTGCAAGAGCACAGCGTGGTACTGATCCGCGGCGGTCGTGTAAAAGACTTGCCGGGTGTTCGTTATCACACCGTTCGCGGCTCCCTGGATACCTCCGGCGTTAAAGGTCGTAACCAAGGTCGTTCGAAGTACGGTACCAAGCGTCCGAAGTAA
- the rpoC gene encoding DNA-directed RNA polymerase subunit beta', with translation MKDLLNLLKNQGQVEEFDAIRIGLASPEMIRSWSFGEVKKPETINYRTFKPERDGLFCAKIFGPVKDYECLCGKYKRLKHRGVICEKCGVEVALAKVRRERMAHIELASPVAHIWFLKSLPSRIGLLMDMTLRDIERVLYFESYVVIDPGMTTLEKGQLLNDEQYFEALEEFGDDFDARMGAEAVRELLHAIDLEHEIGRLREEIPQTNSETKIKKLSKRLKLMEAFQGSGNLPEWMVLTVLPVLPPDLRPLVPLDGGRFATSDLNDLYRRVINRNNRLKRLLDLSAPDIIVRNEKRMLQEAVDALLDNGRRGRAITGSNKRPLKSLADMIKGKQGRFRQNLLGKRVDYSGRSVITVGPTLRLHQCGLPKKMALELFKPFIFGKLEMRGLATTIKAAKKMVERELPEVWDVLAEVIREHPVLLNRAPTLHRLGIQAFEPVLIEGKAIQLHPLVCAAYNADFDGDQMAVHVPLTLEAQLEARALMMSTNNILSPANGEPIIVPSQDVVLGLYYMTREAINAKGEGRVFADLQEVDRVFRAGEAALHAKIKVRITETVNDRDGGSVTNTRIVDTTVGRALLFQVVPKGLSFDVVNLPMKKKAISKLINQCYRVVGLKETVIFADQLMYTGFAYSTISGVSIGVNDFVIPDEKARIIGTATDEVKEIESQYASGLVTQGEKYNKVIDLWSKANDEVSKAMMANLSKEKVVDRNGDEVEQESFNSMYMMADSGARGSAAQIRQLAGMRGLMAKPDGSIIETPITANFREGLSVLQYFISTHGARKGLADTALKTANSGYLTRRLVDVAQDLVVTEIDCGTEHGLVMTPHIEGGDVVEPLGERVLGRVIARDVFKPGTEDVIVPAGTLVDEKWVEFIELNSIDEVIVRSPISCETRYGICAKCYGRDLARGHLVNIGEAVGVIAAQSIGEPGTQLTMRTFHIGGAASRTSAADSVQVKNGGTVRLHNLKHVERVDGHLVAVSRSGELAIADDFGRERERYKLPYGAVISVKEGDKVDAGSIVAKWDPHTHPIVTEMKGTVTYVGMEEGITIKRQTDELTGMTNIEVLDVKDRPAAGKDIRPAVKMVGDDGKDLLLPGTDVPAQYFLPANALVGVADGARIAIGDVIARIPQETSKTRDITGGLPRVADLFEARRPKEASILAEVSGTIAFGKETKGKRRLVITPNDGSDPYEELIPKWRHLNVFEGEQVNRGEVISDGPSDPHDILRLLGVSALAKYIVNEIQDVYRLQGVKINDKHIETILRQMLRKVEISESGDSSFIKGDQMELTHVLVENERLNTEDKFIAKFTRVLLGITKASLSTESFISAASFQETTRVLTEAAVTGKRDYLRGLKENVVVGRLIPAGTGLAYHSERKRRRDADKPLRVSASEVEAALTEALNSSGN, from the coding sequence TTGAAAGACCTACTGAATTTGCTGAAAAACCAGGGTCAAGTCGAAGAGTTCGACGCCATCCGTATCGGACTGGCCTCGCCTGAGATGATCCGTTCGTGGTCGTTCGGTGAAGTTAAAAAGCCGGAAACCATCAACTACCGTACGTTCAAGCCTGAGCGTGACGGCCTGTTCTGCGCCAAGATCTTTGGCCCGGTAAAGGATTACGAGTGCCTGTGCGGTAAGTACAAGCGCTTGAAGCACCGCGGTGTGATCTGCGAGAAGTGCGGCGTTGAAGTCGCGCTGGCCAAGGTTCGTCGTGAGCGCATGGCGCACATCGAACTGGCTTCGCCGGTTGCCCACATCTGGTTCCTGAAGTCGTTGCCGTCCCGTATCGGCCTGCTGATGGACATGACCCTGCGTGATATCGAGCGTGTTCTCTATTTCGAGAGCTATGTCGTTATCGATCCGGGCATGACCACCCTTGAGAAAGGTCAGCTGCTGAACGACGAGCAGTACTTCGAAGCGCTGGAAGAGTTCGGCGACGACTTCGATGCCCGCATGGGTGCCGAGGCTGTCCGCGAGCTGCTGCACGCTATCGACCTGGAACACGAGATTGGCCGTCTGCGTGAAGAGATTCCGCAAACCAACTCGGAAACCAAAATCAAGAAGCTGTCCAAGCGTCTGAAGTTGATGGAAGCCTTCCAGGGTTCCGGCAACCTGCCAGAGTGGATGGTGCTGACCGTTCTGCCGGTTCTGCCGCCAGACCTGCGTCCACTGGTCCCGCTGGATGGCGGTCGCTTCGCGACTTCCGACCTCAACGATCTGTATCGTCGAGTGATCAACCGTAACAACCGCTTGAAGCGCCTGCTGGATCTGTCCGCTCCGGACATCATCGTGCGCAACGAAAAGCGTATGTTGCAGGAAGCTGTCGACGCATTGCTCGACAACGGTCGTCGTGGTCGCGCTATCACCGGTTCGAACAAGCGTCCTCTGAAATCCCTGGCCGACATGATCAAGGGTAAGCAAGGTCGTTTCCGTCAGAACTTGCTCGGTAAGCGTGTTGACTACTCCGGTCGTTCGGTAATTACCGTAGGTCCGACCCTGCGTCTGCACCAGTGCGGCCTGCCTAAGAAAATGGCTCTCGAGCTGTTCAAACCGTTCATTTTCGGCAAGCTGGAAATGCGTGGCCTGGCCACCACCATCAAAGCCGCGAAGAAGATGGTCGAGCGCGAGCTGCCTGAGGTTTGGGACGTTCTCGCCGAAGTGATCCGCGAACACCCAGTGCTCCTCAACCGTGCACCGACCCTTCACCGTCTGGGCATTCAGGCGTTCGAACCGGTACTGATCGAAGGCAAGGCTATCCAGCTGCACCCTCTGGTCTGTGCCGCGTACAACGCCGACTTCGACGGCGACCAAATGGCCGTGCACGTACCGCTGACCCTGGAAGCCCAGCTGGAAGCGCGTGCGTTGATGATGTCGACCAACAACATCCTGTCGCCTGCCAACGGTGAGCCGATCATCGTTCCGTCGCAGGACGTTGTATTGGGTCTGTACTACATGACTCGTGAAGCGATCAACGCCAAGGGCGAAGGTCGTGTGTTCGCGGACCTGCAGGAAGTCGACCGTGTGTTCCGTGCTGGCGAAGCCGCACTGCATGCCAAGATCAAGGTGCGGATCACCGAAACCGTCAACGATCGTGATGGTGGCAGCGTGACCAACACCCGTATCGTCGACACTACCGTTGGTCGTGCGCTGTTGTTCCAGGTTGTGCCAAAAGGCCTGTCCTTCGATGTCGTCAACCTGCCGATGAAGAAGAAGGCGATCTCCAAGCTGATCAACCAGTGCTATCGCGTGGTGGGTCTGAAAGAGACCGTGATCTTCGCTGACCAGTTGATGTACACCGGTTTTGCCTACTCGACCATTTCCGGCGTTTCCATCGGTGTTAACGACTTCGTTATCCCGGACGAGAAAGCCCGCATCATCGGTACTGCTACCGATGAAGTGAAAGAGATCGAGAGCCAGTACGCCTCCGGCCTGGTAACCCAGGGCGAGAAGTACAACAAAGTGATCGACCTTTGGTCGAAAGCGAACGACGAAGTTTCCAAGGCGATGATGGCCAACCTCTCGAAAGAGAAAGTGGTCGACCGCAATGGCGACGAAGTCGAGCAGGAATCCTTCAACTCGATGTACATGATGGCCGACTCGGGGGCGCGGGGTTCCGCAGCACAGATTCGTCAGCTGGCCGGTATGCGTGGTCTGATGGCCAAGCCGGACGGCTCCATCATCGAAACGCCGATTACTGCGAACTTCCGTGAAGGTCTGAGCGTACTCCAGTACTTCATCTCGACTCACGGTGCTCGTAAAGGTCTGGCGGATACCGCGTTGAAAACTGCGAACTCCGGTTACCTGACTCGTCGTCTGGTAGACGTGGCGCAGGATCTGGTTGTAACCGAGATCGACTGTGGCACCGAGCACGGCCTGGTGATGACTCCGCACATTGAAGGCGGTGACGTTGTAGAGCCGCTGGGTGAACGCGTGTTGGGTCGTGTTATCGCCCGTGACGTATTCAAGCCTGGTACCGAGGACGTCATCGTTCCTGCTGGCACCCTGGTCGACGAGAAGTGGGTCGAATTCATCGAGCTGAACAGCATCGACGAAGTGATCGTGCGTTCGCCAATCAGCTGCGAAACCCGCTACGGCATCTGCGCCAAGTGCTACGGCCGTGACCTGGCTCGTGGTCACCTGGTGAACATTGGTGAAGCTGTCGGCGTTATCGCTGCCCAGTCGATCGGTGAGCCGGGTACCCAGCTGACGATGCGTACGTTCCACATCGGTGGTGCGGCGAGCCGGACCTCCGCGGCCGACAGCGTTCAGGTGAAGAATGGCGGTACCGTCCGTCTGCACAACCTGAAGCACGTTGAGCGAGTGGACGGCCACCTGGTTGCAGTGTCCCGTTCCGGTGAGCTGGCAATCGCTGACGACTTCGGTCGTGAGCGCGAGCGCTACAAGCTGCCGTACGGTGCCGTGATTTCGGTTAAAGAGGGTGACAAGGTCGACGCTGGCTCCATCGTGGCCAAGTGGGACCCGCACACCCACCCGATCGTTACCGAAATGAAAGGTACCGTGACCTACGTGGGCATGGAAGAAGGCATCACGATCAAGCGTCAGACAGACGAATTGACCGGTATGACCAACATTGAAGTCCTCGATGTCAAAGATCGTCCAGCTGCCGGTAAGGACATCCGTCCTGCCGTGAAGATGGTCGGTGATGATGGCAAGGACCTGCTGCTGCCGGGTACCGACGTACCGGCTCAGTACTTCCTGCCAGCCAACGCCCTGGTCGGTGTTGCGGACGGTGCGCGGATCGCGATCGGTGATGTTATCGCTCGTATTCCGCAAGAAACTTCGAAAACTCGCGACATCACCGGTGGTCTGCCGCGTGTTGCCGACCTGTTCGAAGCTCGTCGTCCGAAAGAGGCTTCGATTCTGGCTGAGGTCAGCGGGACCATCGCGTTCGGTAAAGAGACCAAGGGCAAGCGTCGCCTGGTCATTACCCCGAACGACGGTAGCGATCCGTACGAAGAGCTGATTCCGAAGTGGCGCCACCTGAACGTCTTCGAAGGTGAGCAGGTAAACCGCGGCGAAGTTATCTCCGACGGCCCAAGCGATCCACACGACATCCTGCGTCTGCTGGGTGTGAGTGCGCTGGCCAAGTACATCGTTAACGAGATCCAGGACGTTTACCGTCTGCAAGGCGTGAAGATCAACGACAAGCACATCGAGACGATCCTGCGTCAGATGCTGCGTAAAGTTGAGATCTCCGAGTCCGGTGATTCCAGCTTCATCAAGGGCGACCAGATGGAACTGACTCACGTACTGGTGGAGAACGAGCGCCTGAACACGGAAGACAAGTTCATCGCCAAGTTCACCCGTGTTCTGCTGGGTATCACCAAGGCGTCGTTGTCGACCGAATCGTTCATCTCGGCGGCCTCTTTCCAGGAGACCACCCGCGTACTGACCGAGGCGGCGGTAACCGGCAAGCGCGACTACCTGCGCGGCCTGAAAGAAAACGTGGTCGTGGGTCGCCTGATCCCGGCTGGTACCGGCCTGGCGTATCACAGCGAGCGTAAGCGTCGTCGTGATGCCGACAAGCCGCTGCGTGTGAGCGCAAGTGAAGTTGAAGCTGCACTGACCGAAGCGCTGAACTCCAGCGGGAACTGA
- the rpoB gene encoding DNA-directed RNA polymerase subunit beta, with protein MAYSYTEKKRIRKDFSKLPDVMDVPYLLAIQLDSYREFLQAGATKDQFRDVGLHAAFKSVFPIISYSGNAALEYVGYRLGEPAFDVKECVLRGVTYAVPLRVKVRLIIFDKESSNKAIKDIKEQEVYMGEIPLMTENGTFVINGTERVIVSQLHRSPGVFFDHDRGKTHSSGKLLYSARIIPYRGSWLDFEFDPKDCVFVRIDRRRKLPASVLLRALGYTTEEVLDAFYTTNVFHVRGESLSLELVPQRLRGEIAVLDIQDDKGKVIVEQGRRITARHINQLEKAGIKELDVPLDYVLGRTTAKAIVHPATGEILAECNTELNTELLAKIAKAQVVRIETLYTNDIDCGPFVSDTLKIDSTTNQLEALVEIYRMMRPGEPPTKDAAETLFNNLFFSPERYDLSAVGRMKFNRRIGRTEIEGSGVLCKEDIVAVLKTLVDIRNGKGIVDDIDHLGNRRVRCVGEMAENQFRVGLVRVERAVKERLSMAESEGLMPQDLINAKPVAAAVKEFFGSSQLSQFMDQNNPLSEITHKRRVSALGPGGLTRERAGFEVRDVHPTHYGRVCPIETPEGPNIGLINSLAAYARTNQYGFLESPYRVVKEGLVTDEIVFLSAIEEADHVIAQASATMNEKGQLIDELVAVRHLNEFTVKAPEDVTLMDVSPKQVVSVAASLIPFLEHDDANRALMGSNMQRQAVPTLRADKPLVGTGMERNVARDSGVCVVARRGGVIDSVDASRIVVRVADDEVEPGEAGVDIYNLTKYTRSNQNTCINQRPLVSKGDRVQRSDIMADGPSTDMGELALGQNMRIAFMAWNGFNFEDSICLSERVVQEDRFTTIHIQELTCVARDTKLGPEEITADIPNVGEAALNKLDEAGIVYVGAEVGAGDILVGKVTPKGETQLTPEEKLLRAIFGEKASDVKDTSLRVPTGTKGTVIDVQVFTRDGVERDARALSIEKSQLDEIRKDLNEEFRIVEGATFERLRSALVGHKAEGGAGLKKGQEITDEVLDGLEHGQWFKLRMAEDALNEQLEKAQAYIVDRRRLLDDKFEDKKRKLQQGDDLAPGVLKIVKVYLAIRRRIQPGDKMAGRHGNKGVVSVIMPVEDMPHDANGTPVDVVLNPLGVPSRMNVGQILETHLGLAAKGLGEKINRMVEEQRKVAELRKFLDEIYNQIGGRNEDLDSFSDQEILDLAKNLRGGVPMATPVFDGAKESEIKAMLKLADLPESGQMQLTDGRTGNKFERPVTVGYMYMLKLNHLVDDKMHARSTGSYSLVTQQPLGGKAQFGGQRFGEMEVWALEAYGAAYTLQEMLTVKSDDVNGRTKMYKNIVDGDHRMEPGMPESFNVLIKEIRSLGIDIDLETE; from the coding sequence ATGGCTTACTCATACACTGAGAAAAAACGTATCCGCAAGGACTTTAGCAAGTTGCCGGACGTCATGGATGTGCCGTACCTCCTGGCCATCCAGCTGGATTCGTATCGTGAATTCTTGCAAGCGGGAGCGACTAAAGATCAGTTCCGCGACGTGGGCCTGCATGCGGCCTTCAAATCCGTTTTCCCGATCATCAGCTACTCCGGCAATGCTGCGTTGGAGTATGTCGGTTATCGCCTGGGCGAACCGGCATTTGATGTCAAAGAATGCGTGCTGCGCGGTGTAACTTACGCCGTACCTTTGCGGGTAAAAGTTCGCCTGATCATTTTCGACAAAGAATCGTCGAACAAAGCGATCAAGGACATCAAAGAGCAAGAAGTCTACATGGGTGAAATTCCCCTGATGACTGAGAACGGTACCTTCGTAATCAACGGTACCGAGCGTGTGATCGTTTCCCAGTTGCACCGTTCCCCTGGCGTATTCTTCGACCACGACCGTGGCAAGACGCACAGCTCCGGTAAGCTGCTGTACTCCGCACGTATCATTCCTTACCGCGGTTCCTGGTTGGACTTCGAGTTCGATCCGAAAGACTGCGTATTCGTGCGTATCGACCGTCGCCGCAAGCTGCCTGCATCGGTATTGCTGCGTGCGCTGGGCTACACCACTGAAGAAGTTCTGGACGCTTTCTACACCACCAACGTATTCCATGTACGCGGCGAGAGCCTGAGCCTGGAGTTGGTGCCTCAGCGCCTGCGTGGTGAGATTGCCGTCCTCGATATCCAGGATGACAAAGGCAAGGTCATTGTCGAGCAGGGCCGTCGTATCACTGCTCGCCATATCAACCAGCTGGAAAAAGCCGGGATCAAAGAGCTGGATGTGCCTCTGGATTATGTCCTGGGCCGCACCACCGCCAAGGCTATCGTGCACCCGGCTACCGGCGAAATCCTGGCAGAGTGCAACACCGAGCTGAACACCGAGCTCCTGGCGAAGATCGCCAAGGCTCAGGTCGTGCGTATCGAAACGCTGTACACCAACGACATCGATTGCGGGCCGTTCGTTTCCGATACCCTGAAGATCGACTCGACCACGAACCAGCTGGAAGCGTTGGTAGAGATCTACCGCATGATGCGTCCTGGCGAGCCTCCGACCAAGGATGCGGCCGAGACCCTGTTCAACAATCTGTTCTTCAGCCCAGAGCGCTATGATCTGTCCGCTGTTGGCCGGATGAAGTTCAACCGTCGTATCGGTCGTACCGAGATCGAAGGTTCGGGCGTGCTGTGCAAGGAAGACATCGTTGCGGTCCTGAAGACTCTGGTCGACATCCGTAACGGCAAAGGCATCGTCGATGACATCGACCACCTGGGTAACCGTCGTGTTCGCTGTGTGGGCGAGATGGCCGAGAACCAGTTCCGCGTTGGCCTGGTGCGTGTAGAACGCGCGGTCAAAGAGCGTCTGTCGATGGCTGAAAGCGAAGGCCTGATGCCGCAAGACCTGATCAACGCCAAGCCAGTGGCCGCGGCGGTGAAAGAGTTCTTCGGTTCCAGCCAGCTGTCCCAGTTCATGGACCAGAACAACCCGTTGTCCGAGATTACCCACAAGCGTCGTGTCTCTGCACTCGGCCCTGGCGGTTTGACTCGTGAGCGTGCGGGCTTCGAAGTTCGTGACGTACACCCGACTCACTACGGCCGTGTGTGCCCGATCGAGACGCCGGAAGGTCCGAACATCGGTTTGATCAACTCCCTGGCCGCCTATGCCCGCACCAACCAGTACGGTTTCCTCGAGAGCCCGTACCGAGTGGTGAAAGAAGGCCTGGTGACCGACGAGATCGTGTTCCTGTCCGCGATCGAAGAAGCCGATCATGTGATCGCGCAGGCTTCGGCGACCATGAACGAAAAAGGTCAGCTGATCGACGAGCTGGTAGCTGTTCGTCACCTGAACGAATTCACCGTCAAGGCGCCGGAAGACGTCACCCTGATGGACGTTTCGCCGAAGCAGGTAGTTTCGGTCGCTGCGTCGCTGATTCCGTTCCTCGAGCACGACGACGCCAACCGTGCGTTGATGGGTTCGAACATGCAGCGTCAGGCTGTACCAACCCTGCGCGCCGACAAGCCGCTGGTCGGTACCGGCATGGAGCGCAACGTTGCCCGTGACTCCGGCGTTTGCGTCGTGGCTCGTCGTGGCGGCGTGATCGACTCGGTCGATGCCAGCCGTATCGTGGTTCGTGTTGCGGATGACGAAGTTGAGCCGGGCGAAGCCGGTGTCGACATCTACAACCTGACCAAATACACCCGCTCGAACCAGAACACCTGCATCAACCAGCGTCCGCTGGTGAGCAAGGGCGATCGCGTTCAGCGTAGCGATATCATGGCTGACGGCCCGTCCACCGACATGGGTGAACTGGCACTGGGTCAGAACATGCGTATCGCGTTCATGGCATGGAACGGCTTCAACTTCGAAGACTCCATCTGCCTGTCCGAGCGTGTGGTTCAGGAAGACCGCTTCACCACGATCCACATCCAGGAACTGACCTGCGTGGCTCGTGACACCAAGCTTGGCCCAGAGGAAATCACCGCGGACATCCCGAACGTGGGTGAGGCTGCGCTGAACAAGCTGGACGAGGCCGGTATCGTTTATGTAGGTGCTGAAGTTGGCGCCGGCGACATCCTGGTCGGCAAGGTCACTCCGAAAGGCGAGACCCAGCTGACTCCGGAAGAAAAGCTGCTGCGTGCGATCTTCGGTGAGAAGGCCAGCGACGTTAAAGACACTTCCCTGCGCGTACCTACCGGTACCAAGGGTACTGTTATCGACGTACAGGTATTCACTCGTGACGGCGTGGAGCGCGACGCGCGTGCCCTGTCGATCGAGAAGAGCCAGCTCGACGAGATCCGTAAGGATCTGAACGAAGAGTTCCGTATCGTTGAAGGCGCCACTTTCGAACGTCTGCGTTCCGCTCTGGTCGGCCATAAAGCCGAAGGCGGCGCCGGTCTGAAGAAAGGTCAGGAAATCACCGACGAAGTACTCGACGGTCTCGAGCACGGCCAGTGGTTCAAGCTGCGCATGGCTGAAGATGCTCTGAACGAGCAGCTCGAGAAGGCTCAGGCCTACATCGTTGATCGTCGCCGTCTGCTGGACGACAAGTTCGAAGACAAGAAGCGCAAACTGCAGCAGGGCGATGACCTGGCTCCGGGCGTGCTGAAAATCGTCAAGGTTTACCTGGCAATCCGTCGCCGCATCCAGCCGGGCGACAAGATGGCCGGTCGTCACGGTAACAAAGGTGTGGTCTCCGTGATCATGCCGGTTGAAGACATGCCGCACGATGCCAATGGCACCCCGGTCGACGTCGTCCTCAACCCGTTGGGCGTACCTTCGCGTATGAACGTTGGTCAGATTCTCGAAACCCACCTGGGCCTCGCGGCCAAAGGCCTGGGCGAGAAGATCAACCGTATGGTCGAAGAGCAGCGCAAGGTCGCGGAACTGCGTAAGTTCCTGGACGAGATCTACAACCAGATCGGCGGCCGTAACGAAGATCTGGATAGCTTCTCCGATCAGGAAATCCTGGATCTGGCGAAAAACCTGCGCGGCGGTGTGCCAATGGCTACGCCGGTGTTCGACGGTGCCAAGGAAAGCGAAATCAAGGCCATGCTGAAACTGGCGGACCTGCCAGAAAGCGGCCAGATGCAGCTGACCGACGGTCGTACCGGCAACAAGTTCGAGCGCCCGGTTACCGTTGGCTACATGTACATGCTGAAGCTGAACCACTTGGTAGACGACAAGATGCACGCTCGTTCTACTGGTTCGTACAGCCTGGTTACCCAGCAGCCGCTGGGTGGTAAGGCGCAGTTCGGTGGTCAGCGTTTCGGGGAGATGGAGGTCTGGGCACTGGAAGCATACGGTGCTGCATACACTCTGCAAGAAATGCTCACAGTGAAGTCGGACGATGTGAACGGTCGGACCAAGATGTACAAAAACATCGTGGACGGCGATCACCGTATGGAGCCGGGCATGCCCGAGTCCTTCAACGTGTTGATCAAAGAAATTCGTTCCCTCGGCATCGATATCGATCTGGAAACCGAATAA
- the rplL gene encoding 50S ribosomal protein L7/L12 translates to MSLTNEQIIEAIGQKSVVEIVELIKAMEETFGVTAAAASAGPAVAAAAVEEQTEFNVVLVEAGEKKVNVIKAVRELTGLGLKEAKEKVDGAPQVVAEGVSKEAAEDAKKKLEEAGAKVELK, encoded by the coding sequence ATGTCTCTGACTAACGAACAAATCATCGAAGCAATCGGCCAGAAATCCGTAGTGGAAATCGTTGAGCTGATCAAAGCGATGGAAGAAACTTTCGGCGTTACCGCTGCTGCCGCTTCGGCTGGCCCAGCTGTAGCTGCTGCTGCTGTTGAAGAGCAAACCGAGTTCAACGTTGTTCTGGTTGAAGCCGGCGAGAAGAAAGTAAACGTGATCAAGGCAGTTCGTGAACTGACCGGTCTGGGCCTGAAAGAAGCCAAAGAGAAAGTCGACGGCGCTCCTCAGGTTGTAGCTGAAGGCGTTTCGAAAGAAGCTGCTGAAGACGCTAAGAAGAAGCTGGAAGAAGCAGGCGCTAAAGTCGAACTGAAATAA
- the rplJ gene encoding 50S ribosomal protein L10, with amino-acid sequence MAINLEDKKAIVAEVNEAAKVALSAVVVDARGVTVGAMTGLRKEAREAGVYVRVVRNTLLKRAVADTEYSVLNDVFTGPTLIAFSNEHPGAAARIFKEFAKGQDKFEIKAAAFEGKFLAANQIDVLATLPTRDEAISQLMSVIQGATSKLARTLAAIRDQKEAAAA; translated from the coding sequence GTGGCAATTAATCTCGAAGACAAGAAGGCCATCGTCGCTGAAGTCAACGAGGCTGCCAAAGTCGCTCTGTCCGCTGTCGTGGTTGATGCCCGCGGCGTAACAGTAGGCGCAATGACCGGACTCCGTAAAGAGGCTCGTGAAGCTGGCGTTTACGTACGTGTTGTACGTAACACCCTGCTCAAGCGCGCCGTTGCTGATACTGAATACAGTGTCCTCAACGACGTGTTCACCGGCCCGACCCTGATTGCATTCTCGAACGAACATCCGGGCGCTGCTGCCCGTATCTTCAAAGAGTTTGCCAAGGGTCAGGACAAGTTCGAGATCAAGGCAGCTGCGTTCGAGGGCAAGTTCCTCGCAGCTAATCAGATCGACGTACTGGCAACTCTGCCGACCCGTGACGAAGCAATTTCTCAGCTGATGAGCGTGATTCAAGGCGCTACCAGCAAATTGGCTCGTACTCTGGCGGCAATTCGCGACCAGAAAGAAGCTGCTGCAGCCTAA
- the rplA gene encoding 50S ribosomal protein L1 — translation MAKLTKRQKAIAGKIEAGKAYSFVDAAALLTELSTVKFSESVDVAVNLGVDPRKSDQVVRSATVLPHGTGKTVRVAVFTQGPAAEAALAAGADRVGMDDLAAEMKGGDLNYDVVIASPDAMRVVGQLGQVLGPRGLMPNPKVGTVTPDVAAAVKNAKAGQVRYRTDKNGIIHTSVGKVGFDAVKLKENVEALIADLKRIKPASSKGIYVKRVTLSTTMGPGLVIDQSSLDV, via the coding sequence ATGGCTAAGCTGACCAAGCGCCAAAAGGCTATCGCCGGCAAGATTGAAGCGGGCAAGGCCTATAGCTTCGTAGACGCAGCTGCTCTCCTGACCGAGCTGTCGACCGTCAAGTTCAGCGAGTCCGTTGACGTCGCTGTAAACCTGGGCGTTGACCCACGTAAATCCGACCAGGTTGTTCGCAGCGCTACCGTGCTGCCACACGGCACTGGCAAGACTGTACGTGTAGCTGTGTTCACCCAGGGCCCAGCTGCTGAAGCTGCCCTGGCTGCCGGCGCTGATCGCGTAGGTATGGACGACCTGGCTGCCGAAATGAAAGGCGGCGACCTGAACTATGACGTAGTAATTGCTTCCCCTGATGCAATGCGCGTTGTAGGTCAGCTGGGTCAGGTTCTGGGTCCACGTGGCCTGATGCCTAACCCTAAGGTTGGTACCGTAACTCCAGATGTGGCCGCTGCTGTTAAGAACGCCAAGGCTGGTCAGGTTCGTTATCGCACCGACAAAAACGGCATCATCCACACCTCCGTTGGCAAGGTCGGTTTCGACGCTGTCAAGCTGAAGGAAAACGTTGAAGCGCTGATCGCTGATCTGAAGCGTATCAAGCCGGCTTCCTCGAAGGGTATCTATGTCAAGCGCGTTACCCTGAGCACCACCATGGGCCCAGGCCTGGTCATCGACCAAAGCTCGCTGGACGTATAA
- the rplK gene encoding 50S ribosomal protein L11, with product MAKKITAYIKLQVKAAQANPSPPVGPALGQHGVNIMEFCKAFNARTQGLEPGLPTPVIITVYSDRSFTFETKSTPASVLLKKAAGLTSGSARPNTVKVGTVTRAQLEEIAKTKNADLTAADMDAAVRTIAGSARSMGLNVEGV from the coding sequence ATGGCTAAGAAGATTACTGCTTACATCAAGCTGCAAGTGAAGGCCGCACAGGCCAACCCAAGTCCACCCGTCGGTCCAGCTCTGGGTCAGCACGGCGTGAACATCATGGAATTCTGCAAAGCCTTCAACGCCCGTACCCAGGGTCTTGAGCCAGGTCTGCCGACTCCTGTGATCATCACTGTTTACAGTGACCGCAGCTTCACTTTTGAAACTAAGAGCACCCCTGCTTCGGTTCTGCTGAAGAAAGCTGCTGGTCTGACCAGCGGTTCCGCACGTCCGAACACCGTTAAGGTTGGCACCGTTACCCGTGCTCAGCTGGAAGAAATCGCGAAAACCAAAAACGCGGATCTGACTGCAGCTGATATGGATGCAGCCGTGCGTACTATCGCCGGTTCTGCTCGTAGCATGGGCCTTAACGTGGAGGGTGTGTAA